The following proteins are encoded in a genomic region of Rubrobacter xylanophilus DSM 9941:
- the rplX gene encoding 50S ribosomal protein L24, whose amino-acid sequence MAAKIKRGDTVVVISGREKGKRGEVERVLPRENRVVVKGVNTRTRHARPSQQNPDGLYRFDAPIHISNVMLVDPNTGEPTRVGYRFTESGQKVRVAKRSGKDIDG is encoded by the coding sequence GTGGCGGCAAAGATCAAGCGCGGTGACACGGTCGTGGTGATCTCCGGCAGGGAGAAGGGCAAGCGGGGCGAGGTCGAGCGGGTGCTCCCCCGGGAGAACCGGGTGGTGGTGAAGGGGGTGAACACCCGCACCCGCCACGCCCGCCCCAGCCAGCAGAACCCGGACGGGCTCTACCGCTTCGACGCCCCCATACACATCTCCAACGTCATGCTGGTGGATCCCAACACCGGTGAGCCCACCCGGGTCGGCTACAGGTTCACCGAGTCGGGCCAGAAGGTCCGGGTCGCCAAGCGTTCCGGGAAGGACATCGATGGCTAG
- the rplN gene encoding 50S ribosomal protein L14, whose product MIQQETRLKVADNSGARSLLCIRVLGGSKRRSAGIGDVIVASVKEATPGGAVKKGDVVRAVVVRTKKETRREDGSYIRFGENAGVLINSDGSPRGTRIFGPVARELREKGYTRIISLAPEVL is encoded by the coding sequence ATGATCCAGCAGGAGACGAGGTTAAAGGTCGCGGACAACTCCGGAGCCCGCAGCCTCCTGTGCATCCGGGTGCTCGGCGGCAGCAAGCGCCGCAGCGCCGGGATAGGGGATGTCATCGTGGCCTCGGTCAAGGAGGCCACGCCGGGGGGGGCGGTCAAGAAGGGCGACGTGGTGCGGGCCGTGGTGGTGCGGACCAAGAAGGAGACGCGCCGGGAGGACGGCTCCTACATCCGGTTCGGGGAGAACGCCGGGGTGCTCATAAACAGCGACGGCTCCCCGCGCGGGACCCGCATCTTTGGCCCGGTCGCCCGCGAGCTCCGGGAGAAGGGGTACACCAGGATCATCTCGCTTGCACCGGAGGTGTTGTAG
- the rpmC gene encoding 50S ribosomal protein L29 translates to MARLKAPELRELDVEELERRLAETRRELFNLRFQHATGQLENTGQLREVRRNIARLLTVLNQKRQEK, encoded by the coding sequence ATGGCCAGGCTCAAGGCCCCCGAGCTGCGCGAGCTGGACGTGGAGGAGCTCGAGCGGCGGCTCGCCGAGACCCGGCGCGAGCTGTTCAACCTCCGCTTCCAGCACGCCACCGGGCAGCTCGAGAACACCGGACAGCTCAGGGAGGTGCGCAGGAACATAGCGCGGCTCCTTACGGTTCTGAACCAGAAGAGGCAGGAGAAGTAG
- the rplP gene encoding 50S ribosomal protein L16, which produces MLVPRKLKWRKPQRGRMKGRAKGGTEVQFGEYGLQALEPAWITNRQIEAARIAMTRKIRRGGKVWINIFPHKPVTKKPAETRMGSGKGSPEEYVAVVKPGRVMFEMSGVGEELAREAMRLAAQKLPIKTRFLVRGGGS; this is translated from the coding sequence ATGCTGGTACCCAGAAAGCTCAAGTGGCGCAAGCCCCAGCGGGGGCGGATGAAGGGGCGGGCCAAGGGCGGCACGGAGGTGCAGTTCGGCGAGTACGGGCTGCAGGCTCTGGAGCCGGCCTGGATCACCAACCGCCAGATAGAGGCCGCCCGTATCGCCATGACCCGCAAGATCCGGCGCGGGGGGAAGGTCTGGATCAACATCTTCCCCCACAAGCCGGTGACCAAGAAGCCCGCCGAGACCCGCATGGGCAGCGGCAAGGGCAGCCCCGAGGAGTACGTTGCGGTGGTAAAGCCCGGGCGGGTCATGTTCGAGATGAGCGGGGTGGGCGAGGAGCTGGCCCGCGAGGCCATGCGGCTCGCCGCCCAGAAGCTGCCCATAAAGACCCGCTTTCTGGTGCGGGGAGGTGGTAGCTGA
- the rpsC gene encoding 30S ribosomal protein S3 — MGQKVHPEGFRLGVRRKGEKVDFKSQWYSDRDFAELLGEDLKIREHIERKLARAGIAEIEIKKAAEQGEVVVDIHTARPGIVIGKGGSEVDALRRDLERLTSKKVQVNVREVSRPELNAKLVAESIAEQLEGRAAFRRTMKRALTSAMRSGAVGARIQCSGRLGGIEMSRSETVSEGKVPLHTLDADIDYGFKEANTQMGQIGVKVWINHGIHTDEER, encoded by the coding sequence ATGGGCCAGAAGGTACACCCGGAGGGCTTCAGGCTCGGCGTCAGGCGCAAGGGCGAGAAGGTAGACTTCAAGAGCCAGTGGTACTCGGATCGGGACTTCGCCGAGCTTCTGGGCGAGGATCTCAAGATCCGGGAGCACATCGAGAGGAAGCTCGCCCGGGCCGGGATAGCCGAGATCGAGATAAAGAAGGCCGCCGAGCAGGGCGAGGTGGTGGTGGACATCCACACCGCCCGCCCGGGCATCGTCATCGGCAAGGGCGGCAGCGAGGTGGATGCTCTGCGGCGGGATCTGGAGCGGCTCACCAGCAAGAAGGTGCAGGTCAACGTGCGGGAGGTCTCGCGGCCCGAGCTCAACGCCAAGCTGGTCGCCGAGTCGATCGCCGAGCAGCTCGAGGGGCGGGCGGCCTTCCGGCGGACGATGAAGCGCGCGCTCACCAGCGCCATGCGCAGCGGGGCCGTGGGGGCCAGGATCCAGTGTTCCGGCAGGCTCGGCGGGATCGAGATGAGCCGTTCGGAGACCGTCTCCGAGGGCAAGGTGCCGCTGCACACCCTCGATGCCGACATAGATTACGGGTTCAAGGAGGCCAACACCCAGATGGGGCAGATCGGGGTGAAGGTCTGGATCAACCACGGCATCCACACCGACGAGGAGAGGTAG
- the rplV gene encoding 50S ribosomal protein L22 — protein MRAVAKYVRISPRKARLVADQIRGKSYPEAASILRFTNKRAARILGDVLKSAAANAENNHDADPELLFVEEVRVDEGPTIKRYRPRALGRATMIRKRTSHITLRLGAPEGVPVGGAVDTPGDEEEEE, from the coding sequence ATGAGGGCAGTGGCGAAGTACGTCAGGATCTCACCGCGCAAGGCGCGGCTCGTCGCCGACCAGATCCGGGGCAAGAGCTACCCGGAGGCCGCCTCCATCCTGCGGTTCACCAACAAGCGGGCGGCCAGGATCCTCGGCGACGTGCTCAAGAGCGCGGCGGCCAACGCGGAGAACAACCACGACGCCGACCCGGAGCTGCTGTTCGTGGAGGAGGTCCGGGTGGACGAGGGGCCGACCATAAAGCGTTACCGCCCCCGGGCGCTGGGCCGGGCGACGATGATCCGCAAGCGCACCAGCCACATCACCCTGCGCCTCGGCGCGCCGGAGGGCGTGCCCGTCGGCGGTGCTGTGGACACGCCCGGAGACGAGGAGGAAGAGGAGTAA
- the rpsS gene encoding 30S ribosomal protein S19 codes for MTRSSKKEPFVEEKLMRRILEMNEKNEKRMIKTWSRASVIYPEMVGHTIAVHDGRKHVPVYITESMVGHRLGEFAPTRTFRSHKKDDRTARRR; via the coding sequence GTGACGCGTTCCTCGAAGAAGGAGCCGTTCGTCGAGGAGAAGCTCATGCGGCGCATCCTCGAGATGAACGAGAAGAACGAGAAGCGGATGATCAAGACCTGGAGCCGGGCCAGCGTGATCTACCCCGAGATGGTCGGCCACACCATCGCGGTGCACGACGGGCGCAAGCACGTGCCGGTCTACATCACCGAGAGCATGGTGGGCCACCGCCTCGGGGAGTTCGCGCCGACCCGCACCTTCAGGTCGCACAAAAAGGACGACCGCACCGCGAGGAGGCGTTAG
- the rplB gene encoding 50S ribosomal protein L2, with product MPARRYKPTSPGRRNSSVLTRDSVTKEKPEKSLLAKLHKTGGRNVHGRITTRHKGGGHKRRYRIIDFKRNKDGVPATVAAIEYDPNRSANIALLHYHDGEKRYILAPRNLTVGSVVMSGPEAEVDVGNALPLANIPVGTTVHAVELEPGRGAQLARSAGTSAQIIAREGNLVTLRLPSGERRRVRAECRATVGVVGNQSHQNVRWGKAGRKRHLGIRPTVRGTVMNPVDHPHGGGEGKSTPGRAPVTPWGKITQGKPTRKKRKRSDAMIVARRKKGRRR from the coding sequence ATGCCAGCGAGACGCTACAAGCCCACCAGCCCCGGGCGCAGGAACTCCTCGGTCCTGACCCGCGACTCGGTCACCAAGGAGAAGCCGGAGAAGAGTCTGCTGGCCAAGCTGCACAAGACCGGCGGGCGCAACGTGCACGGCCGGATCACCACCCGCCACAAGGGCGGCGGGCACAAGCGGCGCTACCGGATCATAGACTTCAAGCGCAACAAGGACGGGGTTCCGGCGACCGTGGCGGCCATAGAGTACGACCCGAACCGCTCGGCCAACATCGCCCTCTTGCACTACCACGACGGCGAGAAGCGCTACATCCTGGCGCCGCGCAACCTGACCGTCGGCTCGGTGGTGATGAGCGGGCCCGAGGCCGAGGTGGACGTGGGCAACGCGCTCCCGCTGGCCAACATCCCGGTGGGCACCACGGTGCACGCCGTGGAGCTGGAGCCGGGCCGGGGGGCGCAGCTGGCCCGCAGCGCCGGGACCAGCGCCCAGATCATCGCCCGCGAGGGGAACCTCGTGACGCTGCGGCTGCCCTCCGGCGAGCGGCGGCGGGTGAGGGCCGAGTGCCGGGCGACCGTCGGGGTGGTCGGCAACCAGTCGCACCAGAACGTGCGCTGGGGCAAGGCCGGCCGCAAGCGGCACCTGGGCATAAGGCCCACCGTGCGCGGCACGGTCATGAACCCGGTGGACCACCCGCACGGCGGCGGCGAGGGCAAGAGCACGCCGGGCCGGGCGCCGGTGACGCCGTGGGGGAAGATCACCCAGGGCAAGCCCACCCGCAAGAAGCGCAAGCGCTCCGACGCCATGATCGTCGCCCGCCGGAAGAAGGGAAGGAGGCGCTAG
- the rplW gene encoding 50S ribosomal protein L23: protein MDPHQIIIRPVISEKSYNLIENEGQYTFEVDRRANKNQIKKAVEEAFDVKVKKVNTVNVKSKPKRQGFTRGRTSTWKKAVVKLAEGDRIELFEGV, encoded by the coding sequence GTGGACCCGCACCAGATCATAATCCGGCCGGTCATCTCGGAGAAGAGCTACAACCTCATAGAGAACGAGGGGCAGTACACATTCGAGGTCGACCGGCGGGCGAACAAGAACCAGATCAAGAAGGCCGTCGAGGAGGCCTTCGACGTGAAGGTGAAGAAGGTCAACACGGTGAACGTGAAGAGCAAGCCCAAGCGGCAGGGCTTCACCCGGGGCCGCACCTCGACCTGGAAGAAGGCCGTGGTGAAGCTCGCCGAGGGCGACAGGATCGAGCTGTTCGAGGGGGTCTAG
- the rplD gene encoding 50S ribosomal protein L4: protein MAQAQVFDARTGRRSEMELKGPRFETEPKQHVIHRAVVAELEARRRWTASTRERSEVAGSGAKLYRQKGTGRARAGDIKSPLRHGGGTWGGPKPKGPRYGKKINRKEARAAFDGALSAKAAEGRLYVLDALDFERPSTKRAKELLGQMGVEGPVLLVLDGEEREAALSFRNLPEVTVVGPRGYGVYELLRAREVVFSRAAYGRLTAGREEG from the coding sequence ATGGCTCAGGCGCAGGTGTTCGACGCCCGCACCGGCCGGAGGTCCGAGATGGAGCTGAAGGGGCCCCGGTTCGAGACGGAGCCCAAGCAGCACGTCATACACCGGGCCGTGGTCGCCGAGCTGGAGGCCCGCAGGCGCTGGACCGCCTCCACCCGGGAGCGCAGCGAGGTGGCCGGCTCGGGGGCCAAGCTCTACCGGCAGAAGGGGACGGGCCGGGCCCGGGCGGGCGACATAAAGTCGCCGCTGCGTCACGGCGGCGGCACCTGGGGCGGTCCGAAGCCCAAGGGGCCGCGCTACGGGAAGAAGATAAACCGCAAGGAGGCGCGCGCGGCCTTCGACGGGGCGCTCTCTGCCAAGGCGGCCGAGGGCCGGCTGTACGTGCTCGACGCGCTGGACTTCGAGAGGCCCTCGACCAAGCGGGCCAAGGAGCTGCTCGGGCAGATGGGGGTCGAGGGGCCGGTGCTCCTGGTCCTCGACGGCGAGGAGCGCGAGGCGGCGCTCTCGTTCAGGAACCTGCCCGAGGTCACCGTCGTCGGGCCGCGCGGTTACGGGGTCTACGAGCTGCTGCGGGCCCGGGAGGTCGTCTTCTCCCGCGCGGCCTACGGCAGGCTCACCGCTGGCCGGGAGGAGGGTTGA
- the rplC gene encoding 50S ribosomal protein L3: MATAVFARKKYMTQAFQDDGTAVGVTVLEVEPNVVTAVKTAEKDGYEAVQVGFGAVKSGRVNRPHAGVFAKLDIPPRRYLRELRGVSGEVGQTIGADAFEAGDRVHVSARSKGRGFQGTVKRHGFGRGPVTHGSHNIRQPGSVGASADPSRIFKGQRMPGHMGDRSVTVRNLEVVRVDAERNEIWVRGGVPGGRNAIVKVRKAGE, from the coding sequence ATGGCAACGGCAGTATTCGCGCGCAAAAAGTACATGACGCAGGCCTTCCAGGACGACGGGACGGCGGTCGGCGTCACGGTGCTCGAGGTGGAGCCGAACGTCGTCACCGCGGTCAAGACGGCCGAGAAGGACGGCTACGAGGCAGTGCAGGTTGGCTTCGGCGCGGTGAAGTCCGGCCGGGTGAACCGCCCGCACGCCGGCGTCTTCGCCAAGCTGGACATCCCGCCCCGCCGCTACCTGCGGGAGCTGCGCGGGGTGAGCGGCGAGGTGGGGCAGACCATCGGGGCCGACGCCTTCGAGGCCGGCGACCGGGTGCACGTGAGCGCCCGGTCCAAGGGCCGCGGGTTCCAGGGCACCGTCAAGCGCCACGGCTTCGGCCGGGGGCCGGTCACCCACGGCTCGCACAACATCCGGCAGCCGGGCTCCGTGGGGGCCTCGGCGGACCCGTCGAGGATCTTCAAGGGGCAGCGGATGCCGGGGCACATGGGCGACCGCTCCGTCACCGTGCGCAACCTGGAGGTCGTGCGCGTGGACGCGGAGAGGAACGAGATCTGGGTGCGCGGCGGCGTGCCCGGCGGCAGGAACGCCATCGTGAAGGTCCGGAAGGCGGGTGAGTAG
- the rpsJ gene encoding 30S ribosomal protein S10 has translation MAVSKIRIKLKAYDHEVIDKTARSIVETAERTGAFVFGPVPLPTKRSRYTVIRGPFKDKDSREHFQLNTHKRLIDIQQPTPRTVDSLQRLDLPAGVNIEIKAT, from the coding sequence ATGGCCGTATCGAAGATAAGGATCAAGCTCAAGGCCTACGACCACGAGGTCATAGACAAGACCGCGCGCTCCATCGTGGAGACGGCCGAGCGGACCGGGGCCTTCGTCTTCGGCCCCGTTCCGCTCCCGACCAAGCGGAGCCGCTACACGGTGATCCGGGGGCCCTTCAAGGACAAGGACTCCCGGGAGCACTTCCAGCTCAACACGCACAAGCGGCTGATAGACATCCAGCAGCCCACGCCGCGCACGGTCGACTCGCTGCAGAGGCTCGACCTGCCGGCGGGGGTGAACATAGAGATAAAGGCTACGTAG
- the tuf gene encoding elongation factor Tu, translating to MAKGVFERTKPHINVGTIGHVDHGKTTLTAAITKVLAKHVPDDPANKEVAFEQIDNAPEERQRGITIATSHQEYATKNRHYAHVDCPGHADYVKNMITGAAQMDGAILVVSAADGPMPQTREHILLARQVGVPYIVVYLNKADMVDDPELLELVEMEVRELLSEYEFPGDEVPVVVGSALKALEGDEGELGEQSILKLLEALDEYIPEPKRDIDKPFLLAVEDVFSIQGRGTVATGRVEQGKLRLNEEVEIVGIRPTRKTVVTGIEMFNKSMQEAQAGDNIGVLLRGIKRDEIERGQVLAAPGSITPHTRFKAEVYVLSKEEGGRHTPFFSHYRPQFYFRTTDVTGEIFLEEGVEMVMPGDNTVMEVQLISPIAMDEGLNFAIREGGRTVGAGVVTQIIE from the coding sequence ATGGCCAAAGGGGTATTTGAGAGGACCAAGCCGCACATAAACGTGGGGACCATAGGGCATGTGGACCACGGCAAGACGACGCTTACGGCGGCCATAACCAAGGTTTTGGCCAAGCACGTGCCCGATGATCCGGCCAACAAGGAGGTGGCCTTCGAGCAGATAGACAACGCCCCGGAGGAGCGCCAGCGGGGCATCACGATCGCCACCAGCCACCAGGAGTACGCCACCAAGAACCGCCACTACGCGCACGTGGACTGCCCTGGGCACGCCGACTACGTGAAGAACATGATCACGGGGGCGGCGCAGATGGACGGGGCCATTTTGGTGGTCTCAGCTGCTGATGGGCCGATGCCCCAGACGCGCGAGCACATACTGTTGGCGCGGCAGGTAGGGGTTCCCTACATAGTTGTGTATCTCAACAAGGCGGACATGGTTGACGACCCGGAGCTTTTGGAGCTTGTTGAGATGGAGGTGAGGGAGCTTCTCTCGGAGTACGAGTTTCCTGGGGATGAGGTACCGGTTGTGGTTGGCTCTGCGCTCAAGGCCCTTGAGGGGGATGAGGGCGAGCTTGGGGAGCAGTCTATTCTGAAGCTGCTTGAGGCGCTTGACGAGTACATTCCCGAGCCCAAGCGGGATATAGACAAGCCGTTTTTGCTGGCGGTTGAGGATGTGTTCAGCATCCAGGGACGAGGGACGGTTGCGACGGGGAGGGTTGAGCAGGGCAAGCTGCGCCTCAACGAAGAGGTAGAGATAGTAGGGATAAGGCCCACGAGGAAGACGGTTGTCACCGGCATAGAGATGTTCAACAAGAGCATGCAGGAGGCTCAGGCTGGGGACAACATAGGGGTTTTGCTGCGGGGCATAAAGCGGGACGAGATAGAGCGGGGGCAGGTGCTGGCAGCGCCTGGGAGCATAACGCCGCACACGCGCTTCAAGGCCGAGGTGTATGTGCTCAGCAAGGAGGAGGGTGGGCGCCACACGCCCTTCTTCAGCCACTACAGGCCGCAGTTTTACTTCAGGACGACGGATGTCACTGGGGAGATCTTCCTTGAGGAAGGGGTAGAGATGGTGATGCCTGGTGACAACACGGTCATGGAGGTACAGCTGATCTCGCCCATAGCGATGGACGAGGGGTTGAACTTCGCCATAAGGGAGGGTGGCCGGACGGTTGGCGCCGGCGTGGTCACCCAGATAATAGAGTAA
- the fusA gene encoding elongation factor G has product MAVQVAKKTPLRRVRNIGIMAHIDAGKTTTTERILLYTGLTHKLGEVHDGNAVMDWMAQERERGITITSAATTVFWGGIEGSAKNGKKDSQEGRHSRIPEQYRINIIDTPGHVDFTVEVERSLRVLDGAIALFDSVAGVEPQSETVWRQADKYRVPRIAFVNKMDRIGADFYHAVETMRQRLGANPVPVQLPIGAEADFVGIVDLVEMKAIIYKDDLGAEWDETEIPEELRERAEEYRERLIEAAAEHDEEVMVAYLEGEEIEPDRIRAALRKATLELQITPVFVGSAFKNKGIQPLLDGVIDYLPSPLDVPPVRGKTLDGEEASREPDEEAPLAALAFKVQADPHVGKLTYIRVYSGTLKAGSYVMNTTKGVRERVGRLLQMHANTREQRDEVYAGELVAAVGLSNTSTGDTLVAVDDPHPIVLEQMVFPEPVIDQAIEPKTKADQEKLSQALQRLAEEDPTFRVRTDEETGQTVIAGMGELHLEIILDRLTREFKVDANIGKPQVAYRETIRRRVEGVEGRFVRQTGGRGQYGHAIINMEPHEGGYEFEDRIVGGVIPRDYIPAVDKGIREALESGVLAGYPVVDVKVELVDGSYHEVDSSEMAFQIAGSMAAKEALKRARPVLLEPIMAVEVTVPEEFMGDVMGDLSSRRGQIQGMDSRGNSQVIRAMVPLAEMFGYATSLRSRTQGRATFTMQFDHYAEVPQNIAEKIAER; this is encoded by the coding sequence ATGGCAGTACAGGTAGCGAAGAAGACCCCGCTGCGCCGGGTCCGGAACATCGGGATCATGGCGCATATAGACGCGGGCAAGACCACTACAACCGAGCGTATCCTGCTCTATACCGGCCTCACCCACAAGCTGGGCGAGGTCCACGACGGAAACGCCGTCATGGACTGGATGGCCCAGGAGCGCGAGCGGGGCATCACCATCACCTCCGCCGCAACCACCGTCTTCTGGGGCGGCATAGAGGGCTCCGCAAAGAACGGCAAGAAGGACTCCCAAGAGGGCCGCCACAGCCGTATCCCGGAGCAGTACAGAATAAACATCATAGACACGCCCGGGCACGTGGACTTCACGGTGGAGGTGGAGCGTTCGCTGCGGGTGCTTGACGGGGCGATCGCGCTGTTCGACTCGGTCGCCGGGGTGGAGCCGCAGTCGGAGACGGTGTGGCGTCAGGCGGACAAGTACCGCGTACCGCGGATAGCGTTTGTCAACAAGATGGACCGCATCGGGGCGGACTTCTACCACGCGGTCGAGACGATGCGGCAGCGGCTCGGGGCCAACCCCGTTCCGGTGCAGCTACCGATCGGCGCGGAGGCGGACTTTGTGGGGATCGTGGATCTCGTGGAGATGAAGGCGATCATCTACAAGGACGACCTCGGCGCGGAGTGGGACGAGACTGAGATCCCCGAGGAGCTCAGGGAGCGGGCCGAGGAGTACCGGGAGAGGCTCATCGAGGCTGCGGCCGAGCACGACGAGGAGGTCATGGTCGCCTATCTGGAGGGCGAGGAGATAGAGCCCGACAGGATCCGGGCCGCCCTGCGCAAGGCCACGCTGGAGCTGCAGATAACCCCGGTCTTCGTCGGCTCGGCGTTCAAGAACAAGGGCATCCAGCCGCTTCTGGACGGCGTCATAGACTACCTGCCCAGCCCGCTGGACGTGCCGCCGGTGCGGGGGAAGACCCTCGACGGCGAGGAGGCCAGCAGGGAGCCGGACGAGGAGGCGCCGCTCGCGGCGCTGGCCTTCAAGGTGCAGGCCGACCCGCACGTCGGGAAGCTCACCTACATCCGGGTGTACTCCGGGACGCTCAAGGCGGGCTCCTACGTCATGAACACCACCAAGGGGGTTCGCGAGCGGGTGGGGCGGCTTTTGCAGATGCACGCCAACACCCGGGAGCAGCGGGACGAGGTGTATGCCGGCGAGCTGGTGGCGGCGGTGGGGCTCTCCAACACCAGCACCGGCGACACGCTGGTCGCGGTGGACGACCCCCATCCCATCGTGCTCGAGCAGATGGTCTTCCCCGAGCCGGTCATCGACCAGGCCATCGAGCCCAAGACCAAGGCCGACCAGGAGAAGCTCAGCCAGGCGCTGCAGCGGCTCGCCGAGGAGGACCCCACCTTCCGGGTGCGCACCGACGAGGAGACCGGGCAGACAGTAATTGCGGGCATGGGCGAGCTGCACCTCGAGATCATCCTCGACCGGCTGACGCGGGAGTTCAAGGTCGACGCCAACATCGGCAAGCCGCAGGTGGCCTACCGGGAGACCATCCGGCGGCGGGTCGAGGGGGTCGAGGGCCGGTTCGTGCGGCAGACCGGCGGCCGCGGCCAGTACGGGCACGCGATCATCAACATGGAGCCGCACGAGGGCGGCTATGAGTTCGAGGACAGGATCGTCGGCGGGGTCATCCCGCGCGACTACATCCCGGCGGTCGACAAGGGCATCCGGGAGGCGCTGGAGAGCGGCGTGCTCGCCGGCTACCCGGTGGTCGACGTGAAGGTCGAGCTGGTCGACGGCTCCTACCACGAGGTGGACTCCTCGGAGATGGCCTTCCAGATCGCCGGCAGCATGGCGGCCAAGGAGGCCCTCAAGCGGGCCCGGCCGGTCCTGCTCGAGCCCATCATGGCCGTCGAGGTCACCGTGCCCGAGGAGTTCATGGGCGACGTCATGGGCGACCTCTCCTCGCGGCGCGGCCAGATACAGGGCATGGACTCGCGGGGCAACAGCCAGGTAATCCGGGCGATGGTCCCGCTGGCCGAGATGTTCGGGTACGCCACCTCGCTGCGCAGCCGGACGCAGGGGAGGGCCACCTTCACCATGCAGTTCGACCACTACGCCGAGGTTCCGCAGAACATCGCCGAGAAGATAGCCGAGAGGTAA
- the rpsG gene encoding 30S ribosomal protein S7, with the protein MPRRGAPPKREIPPDPVYGSVLVQQLINKVMKDGKKSKAEKIVYNALSMVEERTGDNPVTVLSQALDNIKPRLEVRSRRVGGATYQVPVEVPPRRANTLALRWLVNFARARREKTMGHRLAGEILDAKDNIGASIRKKEETHRMAEANRAFAHYRW; encoded by the coding sequence ATGCCGAGGCGAGGAGCGCCACCCAAGAGAGAGATACCGCCGGACCCCGTCTACGGGAGCGTGCTCGTGCAGCAGCTCATCAACAAGGTGATGAAGGACGGGAAGAAGAGCAAGGCGGAGAAGATCGTGTACAACGCCCTCTCGATGGTCGAGGAGCGGACGGGCGACAACCCGGTCACGGTGCTCAGCCAGGCGCTGGACAACATCAAGCCGCGCCTGGAGGTCCGCTCGCGGCGGGTGGGCGGCGCGACCTACCAGGTGCCCGTGGAGGTGCCGCCTCGCCGGGCCAACACGCTGGCGCTGCGCTGGCTGGTGAACTTCGCCCGCGCCCGGAGGGAGAAGACCATGGGGCACCGGCTCGCGGGCGAGATCCTCGACGCCAAGGACAACATCGGCGCGAGCATCAGAAAGAAGGAGGAAACCCACCGGATGGCAGAGGCCAACCGGGCGTTCGCACACTACAGGTGGTGA
- the rpsL gene encoding 30S ribosomal protein S12 — translation MPTTNQLVRKERKRQTKKTATPALQGSPQRRGVCTRVSTTTPKKPNSALRKIARVRLTNGHEVTAYVPGEGHNLQEHSVVLVRGGRVKDLPGVRYKVVRGALDALGVEGRKQGRSKYGTKKS, via the coding sequence ATGCCCACGACGAACCAACTCGTGCGCAAGGAGCGGAAGCGGCAGACCAAGAAGACGGCCACCCCGGCGCTGCAGGGCTCTCCGCAGCGGCGGGGCGTGTGCACCCGCGTCTCGACCACGACGCCGAAGAAGCCGAACTCCGCCTTGCGCAAGATAGCGAGGGTTCGTCTGACCAACGGGCACGAGGTCACGGCCTACGTCCCCGGCGAGGGACACAACCTGCAGGAGCACTCCGTCGTGCTGGTGCGCGGCGGGCGCGTGAAGGACCTGCCGGGGGTCCGCTACAAGGTCGTGAGGGGGGCTCTGGACGCTCTGGGCGTCGAGGGCCGCAAGCAGGGCCGCTCCAAGTACGGGACCAAGAAGTCTTAG